TAATGCTGGCAATCCGCGAGGATCCGAGATCCGGCCAGAACAGATCGGACCCCACAAACTTGTAGTTTGGCGCAACGATCAGGCGGTCGACCTGCTCATCGCTGGTGTTGGCAAGCGCAAAGACTGCCCAGTTCGTGTTTTCGCCGCTGCGCGATGGCACTTCGATCCGCCGGACAATTCCGTCCGCACCCGGCGCGGTTGACACCTGCAAACGGGTTCCGGCGTCCCGGTGCATGTCAATTGCATTGGTGATGTCCAGCGCCTCAATATCCAAGGGCACAGAAATCGGCTCGAGCGCACGGGCCGCCTGCGGCGCAACGATAAGCATCATTGCGGCGGCCACTAAAATGGCGCTTCGGATCAGATTGAAAATATGGACCGGCACAGAAATCGACATGGGGCGAAGAACTACCGGTTTGGAGCACATGTCACAAGAAGTCTTTCAAAATTCCTTCGACAAGCGGAGACACCGCATCCGGGCGCGCCGCGTAGTCTTCCGCCAAACAGGAGAGCAAAAGATGATCCTGCCAAGTTCCGTTTATTAACAGATAGTTACGCGCATATCCTTCCCGGTTGAACCCCGCCTTTTCTAGGAGCCGGATGGACGGGGTGTTGGTCGGAATGCAAGCAGCCTCAATGCGATGAAGGTTCAGAACGTCGAAACAAAACGGCAAGATCATGGCGACGGCCGCTGACATGTGCCCTTTACACGCGTGACGCTCCCCCATCCAGTAGCCAAGCGTTGCCGACTGGCTGACCCCGCGCCGGATGTTGCTGAGCGTCAGTCCGCCCAGCAAATCGTCGTTGCGCGCGTTGAAAAGGAGGAAGGTCAGGCTGCGCCCTTCCTTGCGGTCCCGCGCATAGCGGCGCAAGCGGCGGCGGAAGCCGGACTTGGACAAATCATCAGACGGCCACAACGGTTCCCATGGCGTCAAAAAGGCCCGGCTATCGCTGCGAAGCAAGCACCAGACCTTGAAGTCGCTCATGATTGGGGGGCGCAGATAATGCGCGCCAGCTTCGATGAGAAGCTCGGCGTCAGGAGGCGGACCTGGGCGAAGCAGAGACATGCCGGTCCTCGCCTTATTACATTGATGCAGCCTGCCGGACCGGCGCCTGCTGAAGCCGCGCCGCCAGCTCATCGGCAGTCATGATGCCGTTGATCGGGCCGATTGCCGTCAGTGTCGGCGTTGTGCCAACGAAGGTGTTGTAAGCCGCCTCGCGAATGTCAGCCGCCGTGACAGCCTCGATCTTGGCCGAGATCTCATCCGGAGCCAGGACCCGGCCATGCACCAGAATCTGACGGGCAATCTGACCGGCCCGGGCCGCTGGGCTTTCCAGAGCCATCATCAAACCTGCACGGATCTGCGCCCGGGAGCGCGCTACTTCGTCCTCGGTGATCGTATGGGCGGCAGACACCAGCTCATCTGCAATCATCGGCATCAGAGCGCCTAGGTCCTCGTGGCTCGTTGCGGCGTGAATACCGAAGAGGCCTGTGTCGGAAAACGCCCAGTGGAAGCTGTAAATCGCGTAGCACAGGCCATGCTTTTCACGAATTTCCTGGAACAGGCGCGACGACATACCTCCGCCCAGCACGGACGCCAGAATCTGGATGGCGTAGTAGTCCTTGGCCTTGTAAGGACGGCCCTCAAAGCCGATTAGGACTTGAGCTTCCATCAGGTCCTTGTTGAGCAGCTTTTCACCACCTGAATACCGAGCATCAGGATCCGGGGCGGCCGGTTCGCTGTTGATGGCACCAAACTTTTGGCGAGCGAGTGAAACAAGCTCGTCATGGTCCACCGCGCCTGCAGCCGACAGAACCATGTCCGGTGCCCGGTAGCGGCTTGCCAAATAGTCGTTGAGACTGTCGCGGCCGAAGCCTTGCACGGTTTCCGGTGTGCCCAGGATCGGACGGCCAATTGCCTGTTCCGGCCAGGCTGTCGCCTGGAACAGATCAAATGCCTGATCTTCCGGAGCATCGTTGGATGCACCGATCTCCTGCAAGATAACGTGTTGCTCGCGCACGAGCTCTTCGGCCTCAAAGGTCGAGTTCTGCAGAATGTCCGCCAGAATATCCACGGCGAGCGGAAGGTCTTCCGCCAGGATCCGCGCATAGTAGTTTGTGTGTTCAATGCTTGTAGACGCGTTCAGTTCGCCGCCAACAGCCTCGATTTCTTCCGCAATCCCGCGTGCCGACCGGCTCTTCGTCCCCTTGAACGCCATATGTTCAAGAAGGTGCGTAATGCCGTTTTGATCCGCGTTTTCCGCTCTGGATCCGGTGCGGACCCAGACACCAAGTGCTGCTGTCTTCAGGTGCGGCATCTGGTCGGTGACGACGGTCAGGCCATTTTCGAGAACTGTCGTTTCTACTTTCATTCAGTTACACCCCTGCCCCTACGGCACGGGCGTGTTTTTCAATATATTGTTCGACCGCGCCCTGTTCGGCCGCCAGAACCTGCTGGCGCTCCTCGGCAAACATCATGTCTTTCAGATTTTCCGGCAGATCCGGACGGTCGCCGCTTGCTGCTTCGACCGCATCCGGGAATTTGGCCGGATGGGCGGTGCCCAAGACAACCATCGGCGTTTCACCGCTCGTGTGCGCTTTGGCAACATGCACACCGATTGCCGTATGCGGATCCAGCAGATAGCCAGCCTCTGTCCAGAGCTCAGCAATGGTTGCCGAGGTCGCCTCTTCATCACAGCGGCCAGCGGCGAAATGCTGACGCATCTCAGCGAGAGGCCCGTCTTCGATTGTAAAGCTGCCGGACTGGTTCAGCTGGTTCATCATCCGGCGCACGACATCTCCGTCACGCCCGTTCACTTCTGAAAGCAGACGCTCAAAGTTGGACGACACCTGAATGTCCATCGATGGAGAAATCGTCGGGTGAACGCCGCGTTTTTCATAGCGTCCCGTCTCAAGCGTCCGCGCCAATATATCGTTGACGTTGGTGGCCACCACCAGCTTGTCGACCGGCAGGCCCATCTTCATGGCGGCATAGCCAGCGAAGATGTCGCCGAAATTGCCGGTCGGCACGGTGAAGGACACTTTACGATGCGGTGCGCCGAGTGCGGCGCCTGCCACGAAGTAGTAGACGATCTGAGCCAGGATCCGCGCCCAGTTGATCGAGTTGACCCCGGACAGGGCCACGCGGTCGCGGAAATTGAAATGGTTGAACATGCCTTTGACGATTGCCTGGCAATCATCAAAGTTGCCGGTCAAGGCCAAGGCGTGAACGTTCGCCTCTGTCGGCGTTGTCATCTGACGGCGTTGAACGTTTGAAACCCGGCCGTCCGGGAAGAGGACGAAAATGTCCGTCCGGCCCCGGCCGCGGAAGGCTTCGATGGCCGCCCCGCCGGTGTCACCCGAGGTTGCTCCGACGATGGTTGCGCGCAAGCCCCGCTGCGTCAGCACGTAGTCCATCATCCGGCCAAGCAACTGCATGGCGACATCCTTGAACGCCAGGGTTGGGCCGTGGAATAGCTCAAGGATAAACGTGTTGGAGCCTGTCTGAACCAGGGGTGTGACCGCCGGGTGCCGGAAGCCGGAATAGGATTCCGCGATCATGGATTTCAGATCCGCATCCGGGATGGCCCCGTCGACAAACGGGCTGATCACCTCAAACGCGACTTCCTCATAGGATTTTCCAGCGAAAGAAGCGATGGTCTCAGCATCGAACTGCGGCCATGTTTCTGGAAGATAAAGACCGCCATCGCGGGCAAGTCCCTGGAGCAAAACGTCCGAAAACTCCAATACAGGTGCATCACCGCGCGTACTGCTGTATTTCACCGCGTCACTTCCTCTAGTGTTTCCATCCGGGTTAGAGGCATCAGAGCCCTTTCCTGACCGTAAGCCTCAACCCTACCCGAATTTAATCAGCTTTGGAACAAAGCAAGCCAGTCTAGCGACTTACGCGCCATCCTAATCGGACGCAAGCCACAGGTCGGTAAAAAAGTGTCCGATTTCCGGCAATCCTGCTGACCGGTGACGCCTTAGGCGTGTCCTGCGTCTGAAAACAACATGGCTGGATCAATCCCCAGACTGCCGAGGGCCCGGTGCCATTTTTTTTCCGAATTCGCATCAAAAAGAATGTCCCGATCCGCTGGGGCGGTCAGCCAGCCATTTGACTGGATTTCATTTTCCAGCTGGCCGGGGGCCCAGCCGGCATAGCCGAGCGCAAGCATGGCCTGCCGCGGCCCGGTGCCTTCGGCCAAGGCTCTCAAAATCTCCAGCGTCGCCGTCAGGCAAATCCCGTTGTCGATCGCAAGGGTCGATTGATTAAGCTGAAAGTCATCGCTGTGCAGGACGAAGCCACGCTCAACCTCAACCGGTCCGCCCTTGTGAACACTCATACCCTGCACCTGAGGTGGCAAGCGGATCGCATCATCGTCATTTACGATGTCCAGTTGGATCAGCAAGTCTTCTAGAGACAGATGTTTTGCCACCTGATTGACGATCAGCCCCATCGCGCCTTGTTCAGAGTGAGAACACACATAGATGACCGAATGCTCGAAGCGGCTGTCCGCCATGCTGGGCATTGCGATCAGGAATTGACCCTCCAGGGTGTCTGCTGCTCCGATTTCGGACATACGCACCTCGTTACTGTTCAACGCCCACCGCCTTCATTACTCAGCATAGCCCCAATAGGACTTCATGTTAATGACTGATTGAGTCGCATGCTCACAATCGCGTCACGAGGATATGACCATCCGAGCGTTGTGCGATGCTGACGCGCCTTCTGCTTTGGTGTAGCTGTTGGTCCATGAAATCAGCATTGGCACTCCTCTTTTTTCTGGCAATCACACTCCCAACCACAGCTCTTGCTGCGGCCAGTGAATGGGTAACCGTCAAAGGTGGCGCCGTTCGGCTGATCACGACCGGACCGCCTGAAAACGGCACTTACTGGGCCGGACTGGAGTTTCAACTGGAACCGGGCTGGCACACCTATTGGCGCTATCCGGGCGAAGCTGGCATACCGCCGCAAATCACCTGGACGAACACGTCCAACATAAAGAACAAAACAGTTCTCTACCCGGTTCCAGAGCGATACAGCGATGGGTTCTCAGACTCCATCGTCTACCACGACGGCATTATCCTGCCGCTAAAGATCACGCCGGAAGATGCCTCCAAGCCCGCGCAGATTTCGCTTGAGCTGTTTTTTGGCGTTTGCAATGACATTTGCGTGCCGGGCGAGGCCACTTTGTCCCTTCAACTTGAACCGGATACCCGCCCAGACAGCCTCTCAGCGAAACTGATCAAACGCGATTTGCAGGCCGTCCCCGGCATTGCTCCATCTGGAGGGCTGGATATTGTCTCTGTCACGCTTGTCGAAAGCGATGGCAAGCGTTTGAGGATTGAAGTTGAAACCGGATCAGCGGGGACGCCGGATCTCTTTGCGGCGGGGCCCGAAGGCTCCTACATCGCACTCCCGAAACTGGCCGAAGGTGAAACCGGCAATCCTGTTTGGCACTTGTCGACGAAGGGCCTGAAAACAACAGCTTCCGATACGAACCTGCGCCTCGTTCTGTCCGATGGCGAAAACGCGTTGGAACACCTGGCACCGATTCAACCGGATTGGTTGGATTAGAGCATTGGGCGTTTTGTTGGAAACGCCCAAAGATGCTCGGCCACTTCTGAAACGAACAGCTTTGGGCGCTGAATCGATTCCGATTTAGCGCCCGCTGATCTAACATCTTTCTCAAAGATTTCTCGGCTCTCCCTCGACGGTCCGCTCTGGAAGCCCTATCTCTCCAGCGGGCTGCGGAATAAATGGCAGCAGTTTTTTAACAAGGGGATTTAGACATGACACTCAAGGTGGGCGACAAGCTGCCGGATGCAACATTCAAGACCATGACTTCAGATGGTCCTGGTGAAATTTCAACAGCAGACCTGACGTCCGGCAAAACAGTTGTCCTGTTTGGTGTTCCAGGCGCTTTCACGCCGACGTGCCACATGAACCACCTGCCCGGCTTTGTCGAGCATGCTGATACACTGAAATCCAAAGGTATCGACGCAATCGCTGTCGTGTCTGTCAACGACGTGTTTGTCATGGACGCGTGGCAGAAGGCCTCCAACGCCAATGCGATCACTTTCCTCGCTGACACCGGTGCAGAGTTTGTCGAAGCAGCTGGTCTTGGTCTTGGCCCGGCACCAATCTTTGGTCACCTGCGGTCCCAGCGGTTTGCTTTGATTGCAAAAGACGGTGAAGTGAGCTTCATTGCCGTCGAAGACAGCCCGGGCGATGCGACCAAAACCGGCGCTGCAGCGATCCTGGAAGCGCTTTAATCCACGTTTGCTGAATGCTCCTGCTTACGCGGCCACAATACGGCGGCCGCGTAAGCCAAGAAAACCCCTATGAGGGTTGCGGCAAGACCAAACCAGGTCAGCGCATATCCCAGATGATCGTTCTTGAAACGCACCAGGGTTTCACCGGCCTGCGGTAAACCACCTTCTGGCGTATGCCCGGCTTCCAGGTCGATGCTGTAGGGCGCAAGGTTTCCGCCGACGTTCATTGCCTCCGCCATGGCATCGGTATCGCGGGCAAACCAGAGTTTTGCATTCAGGTCCGGTGCCGGCGTGGTCCAGACAGGTGTCTCACTCAGCCGCAAAAGTCCGACCAGCATCTGGTCTCCTGATGGTGGCGTGAGAGCTTCACGCTTGATTTCGTCCGGAACGCCGTCGGGCAAAAACCCCCGGTTGATCAAGACCGTCCATCCCTCTGCCGTTTCGAATGGACTGTAGACCAGTTCGCCCGGCCCGCCATATGTACCGACCGGATCGGTGAGCGAAATGTAATAGAAAACGTTTTGCTCCAGGAAACGGCCTGTGACCGAGACCCGGCGGTAATCGTCCTCATCACTGAGCCCTTCCCAAACTGCAACGCCGGGCGCGGCCACAGGGGCCGATTTCAGACCTGTCTCAACTTGTTCAATCAGCGTTTCTTTTTCAGCCAACCGCCGAACCTGCCAGAAACCAAGGTTCAACAGGATTGCCAATCCAATCATAGCTGCAATAGCGGGAATGATGAGTTTTCGGGCGCGGCCCATTGGCAAGTTTCTTTCTTACAACTGGTCTGTTTGATCGCCGCCGGTGTCCAGACGGCCTTCTTCTGCCTTATGCCGGTATTGCACGGCGATCATCAAGCCTTTGAGGGGGCGCAAAATGCCGCCCGCAAGCACTACGGTCAGAGGCAGCCAAAGGATCAGGTGGACCCAAACGGGTGGTTGAAAAGACAATTCAACAAAGAGCACCAAGCCTACGACGATGAACCCGACTATCATGATGACAAAGACGGCTGGCCCGTCCCCGCTGTCGGCAAAACTGTAATCGAGCCCGCAGGTGGAGCACGACCCTTTCACGCTCAAGAACCCGTCGAACAATTTTCCCTGTCCGCAACGAGGGCAAGCGCCCGATAATCCGGCTGTGACCGGGTTTACCGGTGGGAAATGTGCCTTGTCTTCCATCTTTTGAGGCTCCGAGGGCCGGATTTGAAAAACGCCCGGTCGGATGATCCGCCGGGCGCTTGTTTTTCCAGTGTTCGTTAAGAACGTCTTCCGGCTTATTCGCCCCAGATGTAGATGGCGACAAACAGGAACAGCCAGACAACGTCAACGAAGTGCCAGTACCAGGCCGCTGCTTCGAAACCGAAGTGCTGCTCTTTAGTAAAGTGGCCAGCAAGTGCACGGAACAGGCAAACCGCGAGGAAGATCGTTCCGACGACGACGTGGAAGCCATGGAAGCCTGTCGCCATGTAGAAGGTTGCGCCGTAGATGTTGCCGCTGAAACCGAAGGCTGCGTGGGTGTACTCGTAGATCTGGCAGATGGTGAAGAGAACACCGAGCAGAACCGTCAGCGTCAGACCCCACTTCAGACCTTCGCGATCGTCATGCAGAAGCGCATGGTGTGCCCAGGTAACGGTGGTACCGGATGCTAGCAGGATCAGCGTGTTGAGCAGCGGAAGGTGCCACGGATCAAACGTCTCGATGCCTTCCGGTGGCCAGACACCACCCGTTGCCTCAGCACGGGCAAAGTTGATTGCCTCGCCAGCAAACAGGGCCGCATCGAAATAGGCCCAGAACCAGGCAACAAAGAACATTACTTCAGAGGCGATGAACAGGATCATGCCGTAACGCAAGTGCAGCGACACAACGCGTGTGTGATGACCTTCATGCGCTTCCTTGATGGTGTCACGCCACCAGGCGAACATCACGTAAAGAACAATCAGCAGGCCAACTGCGAACAGCATCCATTTCGCAGCGGACAACTCAAGGCCAAAGAGTTCGAAAGAGTTGCCGGACGCGTAGCGCATCCAGGCAATCGAGCCGAGTGCGAGTATGAAAGCGCCAATGGACGCTATAAACGGCCACGGACTGGGTTCGACCAGGTGGTAATCGTGGTTCTTGGTATGTGCACCAGCCAT
This window of the Roseibium alexandrii DFL-11 genome carries:
- a CDS encoding GNAT family N-acetyltransferase, which translates into the protein MSLLRPGPPPDAELLIEAGAHYLRPPIMSDFKVWCLLRSDSRAFLTPWEPLWPSDDLSKSGFRRRLRRYARDRKEGRSLTFLLFNARNDDLLGGLTLSNIRRGVSQSATLGYWMGERHACKGHMSAAVAMILPFCFDVLNLHRIEAACIPTNTPSIRLLEKAGFNREGYARNYLLINGTWQDHLLLSCLAEDYAARPDAVSPLVEGILKDFL
- a CDS encoding M16 family metallopeptidase, which produces MKVETTVLENGLTVVTDQMPHLKTAALGVWVRTGSRAENADQNGITHLLEHMAFKGTKSRSARGIAEEIEAVGGELNASTSIEHTNYYARILAEDLPLAVDILADILQNSTFEAEELVREQHVILQEIGASNDAPEDQAFDLFQATAWPEQAIGRPILGTPETVQGFGRDSLNDYLASRYRAPDMVLSAAGAVDHDELVSLARQKFGAINSEPAAPDPDARYSGGEKLLNKDLMEAQVLIGFEGRPYKAKDYYAIQILASVLGGGMSSRLFQEIREKHGLCYAIYSFHWAFSDTGLFGIHAATSHEDLGALMPMIADELVSAAHTITEDEVARSRAQIRAGLMMALESPAARAGQIARQILVHGRVLAPDEISAKIEAVTAADIREAAYNTFVGTTPTLTAIGPINGIMTADELAARLQQAPVRQAASM
- the thrC gene encoding threonine synthase encodes the protein MKYSSTRGDAPVLEFSDVLLQGLARDGGLYLPETWPQFDAETIASFAGKSYEEVAFEVISPFVDGAIPDADLKSMIAESYSGFRHPAVTPLVQTGSNTFILELFHGPTLAFKDVAMQLLGRMMDYVLTQRGLRATIVGATSGDTGGAAIEAFRGRGRTDIFVLFPDGRVSNVQRRQMTTPTEANVHALALTGNFDDCQAIVKGMFNHFNFRDRVALSGVNSINWARILAQIVYYFVAGAALGAPHRKVSFTVPTGNFGDIFAGYAAMKMGLPVDKLVVATNVNDILARTLETGRYEKRGVHPTISPSMDIQVSSNFERLLSEVNGRDGDVVRRMMNQLNQSGSFTIEDGPLAEMRQHFAAGRCDEEATSATIAELWTEAGYLLDPHTAIGVHVAKAHTSGETPMVVLGTAHPAKFPDAVEAASGDRPDLPENLKDMMFAEERQQVLAAEQGAVEQYIEKHARAVGAGV
- a CDS encoding YqgE/AlgH family protein — its product is MSEIGAADTLEGQFLIAMPSMADSRFEHSVIYVCSHSEQGAMGLIVNQVAKHLSLEDLLIQLDIVNDDDAIRLPPQVQGMSVHKGGPVEVERGFVLHSDDFQLNQSTLAIDNGICLTATLEILRALAEGTGPRQAMLALGYAGWAPGQLENEIQSNGWLTAPADRDILFDANSEKKWHRALGSLGIDPAMLFSDAGHA
- a CDS encoding protein-disulfide reductase DsbD domain-containing protein, which codes for MKSALALLFFLAITLPTTALAAASEWVTVKGGAVRLITTGPPENGTYWAGLEFQLEPGWHTYWRYPGEAGIPPQITWTNTSNIKNKTVLYPVPERYSDGFSDSIVYHDGIILPLKITPEDASKPAQISLELFFGVCNDICVPGEATLSLQLEPDTRPDSLSAKLIKRDLQAVPGIAPSGGLDIVSVTLVESDGKRLRIEVETGSAGTPDLFAAGPEGSYIALPKLAEGETGNPVWHLSTKGLKTTASDTNLRLVLSDGENALEHLAPIQPDWLD
- a CDS encoding peroxiredoxin translates to MTLKVGDKLPDATFKTMTSDGPGEISTADLTSGKTVVLFGVPGAFTPTCHMNHLPGFVEHADTLKSKGIDAIAVVSVNDVFVMDAWQKASNANAITFLADTGAEFVEAAGLGLGPAPIFGHLRSQRFALIAKDGEVSFIAVEDSPGDATKTGAAAILEAL
- a CDS encoding SURF1 family protein → MGRARKLIIPAIAAMIGLAILLNLGFWQVRRLAEKETLIEQVETGLKSAPVAAPGVAVWEGLSDEDDYRRVSVTGRFLEQNVFYYISLTDPVGTYGGPGELVYSPFETAEGWTVLINRGFLPDGVPDEIKREALTPPSGDQMLVGLLRLSETPVWTTPAPDLNAKLWFARDTDAMAEAMNVGGNLAPYSIDLEAGHTPEGGLPQAGETLVRFKNDHLGYALTWFGLAATLIGVFLAYAAAVLWPRKQEHSANVD
- a CDS encoding DUF983 domain-containing protein, translating into MEDKAHFPPVNPVTAGLSGACPRCGQGKLFDGFLSVKGSCSTCGLDYSFADSGDGPAVFVIMIVGFIVVGLVLFVELSFQPPVWVHLILWLPLTVVLAGGILRPLKGLMIAVQYRHKAEEGRLDTGGDQTDQL
- a CDS encoding cytochrome c oxidase subunit 3; protein product: MAGAHTKNHDYHLVEPSPWPFIASIGAFILALGSIAWMRYASGNSFELFGLELSAAKWMLFAVGLLIVLYVMFAWWRDTIKEAHEGHHTRVVSLHLRYGMILFIASEVMFFVAWFWAYFDAALFAGEAINFARAEATGGVWPPEGIETFDPWHLPLLNTLILLASGTTVTWAHHALLHDDREGLKWGLTLTVLLGVLFTICQIYEYTHAAFGFSGNIYGATFYMATGFHGFHVVVGTIFLAVCLFRALAGHFTKEQHFGFEAAAWYWHFVDVVWLFLFVAIYIWGE